The Vicia villosa cultivar HV-30 ecotype Madison, WI unplaced genomic scaffold, Vvil1.0 ctg.000055F_1_1_2_unsc, whole genome shotgun sequence genome includes a region encoding these proteins:
- the LOC131623189 gene encoding putative phytosulfokines 6 has product MKHQILLFFFVLILSSFFASARFLVPPNGSKHGEKELKVIGITSSEMTEDMEELMGLEECFEKDEECSSRRMIAEAHLDYIYTQHHKP; this is encoded by the exons ATGAAGCATCAAATTCTCTTGTTTTTCTTTGTTCtcattctttcttctttctttgctTCTGCTCGTTTTCTTGTACCCCCAAATGGTTCAAAACATG GTGAAAAGGAATTGAAGGTCATTGGTATAACATCAAGCGAAATGACAGAAGATATGGAAGAA TTGATGGGATTAGAGGAGTGTTTTGAAAAGGATGAAGAATGCTCTAGCAGAAGGATGATTGCAGAGGCTCACTTGGATTATATCTACACCCAACACCACAAGCCTTGA
- the LOC131623187 gene encoding uncharacterized mitochondrial protein AtMg00810-like, with product MCDHSLFIYSHQGITLYALVYVDDILVTGSSSTLIHKVISKLHHEFALSQLGRPEYFLNLEVIYQTNGSIILTQTKYIRDLLSRVNMEEANGVTAPIFIHCKLSRFGTDIMEDPLLYRYFVGALQYITLTRPNIAYCINKACQFIANPLDSHWSMVKRILRYLIGTASFGLKLSPANLNQDLSIRAYSDSDWANDPDDRRSTSGTCIFFGPNLISWSSKKQSLVDRSSAEAEYIALAHTTTELLWL from the coding sequence ATGTGTGATCACTCCTTGTTCATCTACAGTCATCAAGGAATCACTCTATATGCAttagtctatgtggatgatatactTGTCACAGGTTCTTCATCTACCCTTATTCACAAGGTAATTTCAAAACTGCATCATGAATTTGCTCTTAGTCAACTTGGGAGGCCAGAATACTTTTTGAACCTTGAGGTCATATATCAAACCAATGGCTCAATTATTCTCACTCAAACAAAGTACATCAGAGATCTACTTAGTAGAGTTAACATGGAAGAAGCTAATGGTGTGACTGCACCTATATTCATTCATTGCAAGCTCAGCAGGTTTGGTACTGATATCATGGAGGATCCTCTCTTATACAGATATTTTGTAGGTGCCTTACAATACATCACTCTTACTAGGCCTAATATAGCCTATTGTATAAATAAGGCCTGCCAGTTTATTGCTAACCCTTTGGACAGTCATTGGAGTATGGTGAAACGCATTCTCAGGTATCTCATTGGTACTGCTTCTTTTGGCCTCAAATTGTCTCCTGCAAACTTGAATCAAGATCTCTCTATCAGAGCTTACAGTGACTCTGATTGGGCTAATGATCCTGATGACAGGAGGTCAACATCTGGCACTTGTATCTTTTTTGGTCCCAACCTTATTTCGTGGAGCTCCAAGAAACAATCCCTTGTGGATAGGTCGAGTgcagaagcagaatacatagcttTGGCACACACCACAACTGAGTTACTCTGGTTGTAG